From Oreochromis aureus strain Israel breed Guangdong linkage group 4, ZZ_aureus, whole genome shotgun sequence, a single genomic window includes:
- the mpp2a gene encoding MAGUK p55 subfamily member 2a, with product MPVASTRTEPVPQVLDAMSDSTASSTTANDLDLIYLKGIMESPLEQEESLKEPRLSPVRENNVELLQEILRDLDPFTNRSDTAAELARILTQPHFQSLLETHDSVAAQACESPPPSPCDFVDHEPEDSQAHNHLPPDAIRMVGIRKIAGEHLGVTFKVEGGELVIARILHGGMIDQQGLLHVGDIIKEVNGREVGRDPRVLQEELQAASGIVVLKILPSYHESIPPVQVFFKCHYDYDPANDNLIPCKEAGLRFETGDILQIVNQDDVNWWQARHVEGGSAGLIPSQMLEEKRKAFVKRDVELAPAGNLCTGVGGKKKKKMMYVTTKNAEFDRHEILLYEEVAKVPPFKRKTLILIGAQGVGRRRLKNKLLLRDPQLFGTIIPYTSRKPKKGERESRMFAFITRSKMETDIKNGRYLEHGEYEGNLYGLKIDSIHEVVEAGRVCILDANPQSLKVLRTSEFLPYIVFLQAPEFEVLKAINQSAVEAGVVTKTLMDEELQRTCDESAKIQTAYGHYFDLSIVNDNLDETYRTVKAALETVSKNPQWVPVTWVF from the exons ATGCCCGTGGCCTCCACCAGGACAGAGCCTG TGCCCCAAGTGTTGGACGCAATGAGCGACAGCACGGCCAGCTCCACCACAGCCAATGACCTGGACCTCATTTACCTCAAAGGCATCATGGAAAGCCCTCTG GAGCAAGAGGAGAGCCTGAAGGAGCCACGGTTGTCACCTGTGAGGGAGAATAATGTGGAGCTCCTGCAGGAGATCCTGAGAGACCTGGACCCATTTACCAATCGTTCTGACACCGCAGCCGAGCTTGCTCGCATTCTCACGCAGCCTCACTTCCAG TCTCTGCTGGAGACACATGATTCAGTGGCAGCTCAAGCGTGTGAAAGTCCACCTCCCAGCCCATGTGACTTTGTGGATCATGAACCAGAAGACAGCCAAGCACACAACCACCTTCCACCTGATGCCATCCGCATGGTGGGCATACGCAAAATAGCCGGGGAGCATCTG GGTGTGACATTCAAGGTGGAGGGTGGGGAGCTTGTGATAGCGCGTATTCTTCATGGTGGGATGATAGACCAACAAGGACTGCTGCACGTCGGCGATATCATCAAAGAG GTGAATGGACGAGAAGTGGGCAGGGACCCCAGGGTTTTACAGGAAGAGCTGCAAGCAGCTAGTGGAATTGTGGTTCTGAAGATACTGCCAAGTTATCATGAATCCATACCACCTGTACAG GTATTCTTTAAGTGTCACTATGATTATGACCCAGCCAACGACAACCTGATTCCTTGCAAGGAGGCGGGGTTAAGGTTTGAGACCGGGGATATCCTGCAAATAGTCAATCAGGATGATGTCAACTGGTGGCAG GCACGTCATGTGGAAGGTGGGAGTGCTGGGTTGATCCCTAGTCAGATGCttgaggaaaaaaggaaagcttTTGTCAAGAGAGATGTGGAGCTGGCACCTGCAG GAAATCTTTGTACTGGTGTtggaggaaagaagaagaagaagatgatgtATGTGACCACCAAAAATGCAG AGTTTGACAGACATGAGATACTGCTCTATGAGGAAGTGGCCAAGGTCCCACCTTTCAAGAGGAAAACTCTGATTCTGATTGGTGCTCAAGGTGTGGGGAGGCGGAGACTAAAGAATAAGCTTCTACTGAGGGATCCACAGCTCTTTGGGACCATAATTCCAT ACACCTCCAGAAAACCCAAAaagggagagcgagagagtcGGATGTTTGCTTTCATTACCCGCAGCAAAATGGAAACAGACATCAAGAACGGACGCTATCTAGAACATGGAGAGTATGAGGGCAACCTGTACGGCTTGAAGATCGACTCCATACATGAGGTGGTGGAGGCAGGGCGGGTCTGCATACTGGACGCCAACCCTCAG TCTCTCAAAGTTCTGCGGACCTCTGAGTTCTTGCCCTACATCGTGTTCCTTCAAGCTCCAGAGTTCGAGGTGCTCAAGGCAATAAATCAGTCAGCTGTAGAGGCAGGGGTGGTCACCAAGACGCTGATG GATGAAGAGCTGCAGAGGACGTGTGACGAGAGTGCTAAAATCCAGACAGCTTATGGTCACTACTTTGACCTCAGCATTGTCAACGACAACCTAGATGAGACATACCGCACCGTCAAAGCAGCGCTGGAAACGGTTTCTAAAAACCCCCAGTGGGTCCCGGTCACCTGGGTGTTCTAG